GTCGTCTGCAGGTGTGAATGTGTCAGTGAAGCGGAGGTTGTCGAGGCGATTCGAAAAGGCCATACGACACTCGACGGTATCAAATTTTATACGCGTGCCGGAATGGGAAGGTGCCAGGGAGGCTTTTGTACCTACAAGATAATGAAAATTCTCATGCGGGAGACGGGAACGGGGGCTGACGAATTGACCAAACGCGGCGGTATGAGTTTTCTTATTCAGGGTCATATATCCACGGATGGGTGGTACCCGGAAAAGAATGCATCGCAACAGCCGGAAAAGGCGGAAAACCATGAACCAGCGGACCGGTAAAGCCTATGATGCCGTCATTATCGGCGGCGGGGCGGCCGGTATGGCCGCCGCCGTGCGTTGTGCGGAAAAGGGGCTCGAATGTGCGATTGTCGACCGTGAAGAAACTCTCGGGGGAATACTGTACCAGTGTATTCATAACGGTTTCGGCATTCACGAGTTCCGGGAAGAACTTACCGGGCCAGAATATGCCGAGCGGTATGTGGGTGAAATCGGGCGTCGTGCGGCCGTCGATGTCTTTCTCAACTCGACGGTGGTCGGTATCGATGCCGGGACCCCGAAAAAGCGGGTGATCGTTTATTCTCCCTTCTACGGTGTGCTCGTTCTTACGGCCCCGGCCGTTATTCTCTGCATGGGATGCCGCGAACGAAACCGCGGCAATATAGGTACTGCGGGGACGCGTCCGTCTGGTATTTTTACCGCAGGGCTTGCCCAGCGATTGATCAATATCGAAGGATATGTTCCGGGAAGAAACGCCGTGATCATGGGTTCCGGCGATATCGGTCTCATTATGGCAAGGCGAATGACATGGATCGGTGCGAAGGTATCTGGGGTAACGGAAATTCTTCCCTATCCCTCGGGATTGAGCAGGAACATCAGCCAATGCCTCAATGATTTCAATATCCCCCTTTATCTGAGTCACCTGGTTACCGGAATTTTCGGACGCGACAGGGTGGCCGGGGTCGAGGTCGCGCCACTGGTCGACGGCAAGGCCGATCACAAACGGGCTTTTTCCATCGAATGCGACACAATCCTTCTTTCGGTGGGACTGATTCCGGAGAACGAATTGTCAAAGGAAATCGGCGTTGCCATCAATCAGGATACCCACGGGCCCTATGTCGATGCGAATTATATGACATCCGTCGAAGGAGTATTTGCCTGCGGGAACGTCCTGCATGTCCACGACCTGGTGGATTTTGTTTCGGAAGAATCGAGGCGGTGCGCCGATTGTGTCGCCCGTTATTTGACATCCGAGGGACCGCCACCTTCTCAGGGAACGGTAAAGGCGGGACCGAATGTCATCTATGTCGTTCCGAACAAGTTTCATTACCAAAAGGACACTATATTGTTTTTCCGCCCCTTTATCGTGAAAAACAATGTCATGCTTTCCGTTTCACTGAACGGGAAGGTCGTCAGGACGAAAAAACTTCTGCACGTACAGCCTTCGGAAATGGTTCGGACGATTTTGAAGCCGGCCGATGTCGAAAAGGCAGATCCGGGGGACCACAATGTGGTTGAAATTTCCCTCCGGTGAAAAGGATAACGAACAATGAAAAAGGAGATGATCTGTATTTCATGTCCCCTCGGGTGCCGCCTGGTCGTCTCACAGGATGAAGACGGTTCGGTGGGTGTGACGGGTAATCAATGCCCCCGGGGTGAGGTATACGGGCGGGAAGAGTTTTCCGCCCCGAAACGGATCGTCACCGCGACGGTGAAAACAAAATCACTCAAGAACCCGTACGTTCCGGTTAAAACCGACAAGCCCCTTCTCAGGGAACATATCCGTCCCCTGCTTCGACGCCTGTACGGCATGACGGTCGGCGTCCCGGTTTCCTGCGGAGATATTCTGATTCATGATGTTGAAGGAACCGGGACAAACGTCGTCTTCACGAGGTCGCTCGGGGAATGATTCCGCCCCGGCGGTAATGAACGGCCTTTTTTTACAATGATACGGCACGCGTATTTCTTGAGAGGGAACCTCACCGGTGCCTCATATGGAATTATTCCTTTACCGAGCCCGCCGTGATGCCGCGGATAAAATATTTCTGCATCGAAAAGAAAATGATCATGGGGAGCATCATCGAAATGAAAGCCGCTGCGGTCAGATATTGCCATCCGCTTCCGTATGAACTCGTGAGGTGACTTATGGTCACGGTCATCGGTGCGACATCGGGGGTCCCGCCGAGATAGATCAGCGCGACGAGCAGATCGTTCCACACCCACATGAACTGGAAAATGGCAAGCGAGGCGATGGCGGGGACGGAGGTCGGAAGGATGATCGCGATAAAAATCCGGAGATGGGAGGCGCCGTCCATTTTTGCCGACTCGAGCATCTGGAAGGGCAGTTCATCGATAAAATTTCTCAATAGATATATTGAAAAGGGGAGTCCGTAGGCCGTATGGGCCAGCCATATACCCAAAAATGTACCGGTGAGATGCAGCCGGTTAAAGACACGTAAAACGGGGATCAGGGTCATCTGAATCGGAACGACGAGAAAGCCCACAATGCAGAGAAAGAGGAGGTTTCTGCCGGGAAACCGCATCCATGAAAAGGCATAGGCGGCAAACGCGGCGATAATGGTGGGGAATATCGTCGCCGGAATCGCGATCATGAGGCTGTTCAGGAAGCTGCGGCCCATGTTGTTCGTATCGATGACGTGGATATAATTGTCCAGCGTAAACTGAAAGGGTGTCCGAAAGGCGGTCCACCAGCCGGACTGGTTGATGAGATGGCGCGGCCGCAGTGAACTCACAAGGAGACCAAGCGAGGGCATGATCCAGATGATGCAGATGAGGATAATGACAAGATGCACGGGAAACGCGAAAACTCCTTTTACGAGTTTTCTCCCCATTTCAATCTTTTTCACATCGGAAGCGGATTTCTTTTTCATTACGATACTCCACGTGAAAAGCGTCTGATATTCATGACGACAACGGGGATAACGGCGATCAACAGGATGACGGCGATGGCGCCCGCCCTGCCGAAGTTTCTGAAGGTGAACATTTCCTTGTACATCCTGTTCGCGATCACTTCGGTCTCGAGATTGCCATTGGTCATGACATAGATGATATCGAAAATTTTTAAAACATTGATGACGAAATAGGTGACCACAACGGTGATCGTTCTCGCCATTAGCGGAAGGATGATTCGGAAAAATATGGCGATCTCACCCGCGCCGTCGATTCGCGCCGCGTCGATAAGATCTGCCGATATCCCCTTCAGGCTTGCAGAGAATATCACCAGAGCGAAACCGGTCCATATCCATATGCCGACGAGAATTAGCGCCCAGTTGTTGAATGCGGGATTGAAAAGCCATGCCTGGGGTTCGAAATCGGGAAACATGAACGAAAGGACCGCGTTCAGGGTCCCGATCTGCGGCTCACCTTTCGGTTTGTATGTATACATGAACTTCCAGATAATCCCGGCGGCCACAAACGAAATACAGGCGGGGAGGAAAACGATCGCTTTTGCGGCGACTTCATACCGTATTCTGTCCGTCAGGACCGCGAGTATCAGACCCAATACGACGGTGACAAGGGTAAAAAAGACGATCCACAGCAGATTGTTCCTGAGTGCGACAAGCATGTGCTTGTTGGTAAAAATGAAAGCGTAGTTGTCGAATCCGACGATCTCACTCGAATCGGCATTCATGAAACTGATGATGATCGTATTGATTATCGGGTACACAAGGAAAAACAACAGGACGCCCAGAGAAGGTGCCAGCCAGAGCCACGGCAGGAGGGTCGCACCCCTCCTCCCGCTTTTTCTTGAGGCTGATATACGCTCTGTCGCGAACATATACAAAAAGAAGACAAAAGGTATGGCAAGCCCATAAGCGATTGCGATAATGATTTTCTGCATGGTCATCCGCCGTCATTTTTCATCGAGATCGAACTATTCTCCCCGTCATTAATCACAATGAAGCGGGAGTGCATGAAACATTCCCGCTTCATTATCGTTGAACGGCTCAGGGCCGTCATCACGGTCGGTAGAGGTTATTCATAAACATCCTTGCGGACATTTTCCAGTCCGGCCAGAATTTCATCGAGCCGTTCCGGATTCCTGACATAGTCGATTGTCGCGGACCAGAAAGCCGAATTGATTTCACTCGGCATCATGTCCGACGCGTCGAATACGACCGTATCGGCGTCGTTTAAGATTCTCGCGAACTCCTTGTCGATATCCGTTTCGTAGGCGTCGATCGACAGGTTTTTGTTCGGCATGGTCGCACCCGTTTGGGCGAAATACGCCTGGGCTTCCGCAGTCGCGAGATAATTCATAAAGGCCTTTACCCCCGGCGTGTCATTGAAGGCAACGAGAACGTCGCCCCCGATTTCGACCGCCGAATACGAGGGGTTGATGGGGGGGAGCACAAAGAAATTGAAATTCGCGGGGTATGAGAGGTCGGGGAAATTATCCCGTATCATACCGGCCATAAAGCTCGCCTGCTGGATCATATAGGCTTTCGGCGGACTGGAAAAAACCGGATTGGCCGCGTCCTGGAAACTTGTGGAAATGACGCCGTCCCTTCCGCCATAGACCATTTTGTTATCGGCGGCGATGGCGCCGAAACGTTTCCACGCGAGTGTTACCTGCTCCGATGTCCATGCGAGTTTTCCTTCATACCAGTCACGGTAGGACTCCGGCCCGAATGAACGGACAAATATATTTTCTATCCAGTCCGTGGCCGGCCAACCGCTTGCGTCTCCCGATTCGATACCCACGGCCCAGGGTGTTTTTCCCTGATCGACGATATCGTTCGAGATCGCAAGCAACTGATCCCAGCTTTCCGGAACCGATACACCGGCATCGGCAAAAGCCTCCGGGCTGTAGTAGACCAGTCCCTTGACCGCGGTTTTAAAGAACAATCCGTAAAATTTGCCGTCAACGGAACCGAGATCGAGCCATGTCTGCGAATACCCTTCCCGGATCTTTTTCATATCGACGATGGTATTCAGCGCGAGGAGTTTTCCTTCTTTTGCGAGATCCACGACCAGTGAGAGTTGCGGAAGAATCGCGATATCGGGCGGATTTCCCGCCTCGACTCTCGATGTGAGAATCGCATTTATGTCGCGCGTGGATTCAAACTCGACCTTGACATTGTTCGAACGCTCGAAATTGTCAATGATCTTGTTGAATACCTCGAGTTCACTGCCGCCCCATACGCCGAGCACGGTGACATTCGATTCTTTCGGCTGGCATGCCGCCAGAAAAAACAAAGCGGCACACACGATACACATAATGAAAACTCTTCGTTTTTTCATATAACCTCCTTAATATTGGTAAAAATATAACAACAGACTAAAACTATCAGAAATTAGACGATTAACATTAAGTGGCATATTCTATTTATTACTGATCATTTTCCCACTCCCGAAAGTGTTTTCATGCCTATGGTGTCTGGAAACCGGGATCGATCGTTATGTTGTTTTCCACCGTGGCGTTATCTTCCACCTTCTTTTCGACTATTTCACCCGCCCGGTCTTTGTCTGTTTCGTTGTTGACCTTTCCGAACAATTCGATCGATATTGTGCCGGTCGCCTTTTTACCAGTCACATTGACGGAAATATTCGTCGCATCGGTGATGTCGGCGTCCTGCTGGATCGCTTCGATGAGTTCGCGGCGCAGGTTTTCCGTTTCCTTTTTATCATTGTTGACAATCGCCATTCGATATTTGATCAAATCCATGATAATTCCTCCTTCTTGTATTTATATTTCTCCTTAACACGCTACCATAAATGCTCCCTTGTTATAAATGATTGGTATCGCGTTACCGTTGATCTCTTTCCGGAAAGTACCGGCCGGATCCGCCGATTTCATTCGCGAAAATCACCGCAAGGTCGTATTCGGTGAAAAACGGAAGCTGTTTGAAATCTTCGGTTTGCGGGATACTGTTCGTGACATCGAGTTTCCGCAACGAATATTTCTTCCGCATTTCCATGATTCTTCGATAAGCCTTTTTCGAAAAGAGGTTGTGGGAAATACCCATATACAATTCCCCGATACCTTTTTCTTCCATGAGTCTTTTCGCGACCTGATAAACCGGTTGTAGATGCGGGACACTTCGGATGCGAATCCGGAAGAGGACTCACATGAGGCGATGATCAGGGGCCCCCGTTTCAAACAGGCGTTGTTTTCATCCGTTTCCGCTCCATATTCCGCAGCCGCCGTCTCTCCGTCCGAATGTGAAAAAATATCAGCCATCTTCTTGCTTCCTTTCTTTTTCATGATTTCGCGGCATATAGGCGAATACCGTTTTTCTGCCGAATTTCAGGCGATACGTTTTCCCGTTGATCTCAATCGCGGGGCTTTCTCCCGTTCCCGTCACGGTCACCGTTACTTTTTCCCTGTCGATGTGAAGACGATACCGGTTGTCTTTATATTTGAAGGCAAAAGAAAGGCATTTCCAGTGAGAAGGAAGTTCGGGCATGATATGGATGTAATCGGTAAAGAGATTGATCCCCGCAAAACTGTTGAATATAATCCTTATACTGCCGCCCATCACCCCGGTGTGAATGCCTTCCTGGGTCGTGCCCCCCTGAATGTCCGAGATATCGCTTTTCATGACCGTCAGGAACCTTTCCCATTTCTCGGATGTGTGCGTGGAAAGATATTTCACGATCGACGCGTGGACGATGTGGCTGAGGGTCGACCCATTGGTGGTAATGCCGGAATAGTACTCGTAATTCCTCTTGAACAATTCCTCCGGGCTGAGTCCGGTATCATAGCCCATGATATCAAGAATATGATTGACCTGCCCCGGTGCGATAAGATAATAGACCATCAGGACATCCGCCTGTTTTGCCATCTTGTATCTGTTTGGTGTGTCTCCCTCGGATTTGAGAATTCTGTCCATCCTGTGAATGTCCCCGTATTTTTCACGGTACGCCTTGAAATCGAGATCCTTGAGTTTGGAGAAACCGTCGAATTGAGATATAATCCCGTTTTCCTGCAAGACGACCTTGAGTTTGCTGCGTATCGCTTTCCATTTCTCTTTTTCTTCCGGCTCGAAGCCGATCTTTTTCGAAAGACGTTCGGTAATCGCGGCCGGCATTTCGTCCATCATCTTAATCCCCTTGTGCAGAAGCCAGCCGACCATTATATTGGTGTATGCATTGTCCCTGAATCCGCCTTTTTCGCTTCCGGGATATTTTTCGTGGAATTCGTCCGGCCCCATCACCCCTTCGATGTGATATTTCCCGTCGGCATCCTCAAAATGTGCAAGACTCGCCCAGAACCTGATGATTTCAATGATCATTTCAGCCCCGTAATTGTATAAGAAATCCGTATCCATGGTGGTATAAAAATACCGGAAAATATTATAGAGAATCGCGATAGAGACATGCCGCTGCAGGCTGCTGAGATCCGGATCCCATTCTCCGGAAAGGGGATTGAAATGAAGGGTCTGTGATTCCTCTTTTCCGCTGTCCGCCGACTGCCATGGATACATCGCCCCGGCGTATCCGGCCCTGCGGGCGGATTCCCGTGCCGCATCGAGTCTGTGGTACCGGTACATAAGCAGGGAGCGGGAGATGCCGGGAAAATGAAGATTGTAAAAAGGAAGGATGAACACTGTATCCCAGAAGATATGGCCCCGATAAGCCTCGCCGTGCAGTCCCCTGGCCGGGAGCCCCGCATCGATATATTTGTTGTGCTCCGAGGCTGTCGACATCAGATGATACAGGTGCAGCCTGACCGCTTTTTGAACGAACCGGTCCCCGTGAATCTCGATATCGCTCACCTGCCAGAGTTTGTGCCATTCCAGTGTATGGGACTGCAGCATGGTATCGAATGACCCGATATGATCAAGGCTTTTCACCCAGTCATGTTCGGGATTGTCCGAGTCCCTGTCATTGGAGGTGAAAATACTCACCAGCTTGTGGATTTCCACCGCTTCGCCTTTGAGACAGTCTATCGTGAGGGTTTGCGAAATATATCCTGCATCGATAGTCGTTTCCCTTACCGGATTCCCCTTTTTGTGCTTCGAGGCGATCAATGTTTTCGCCCCGGTAAATATCGATATTTTCGATGTATTGGTCCGGGTCACGAGAAACATGGTGTCGTCCGCTTCATGTTCGGAGACCGATGAAAGGTGATTCGAGCTGAGATTCCGGTAACGCTCCACCCCGTAGTTGATGACCGTCCCGTCAAGGGCTGAAATGACGGTGACCGGCTCCGAATAATTACGGGGAATGACGACGACTTTCAGGGCGGCATAATGCGGATTGGCCATACTCGCGAACCTGTATGTTTTGAATGTCGTTATCCGGTTTTTTTCGTCCTTGAAGGTGATTTCCCTTTTCAGAACGGCATTTTTCATATCGAGTTCCTGCCTGTATTCCAGAATCTCCGATTCGTAGAGGGAGGCGATGCCCGAATCGCCGATTTTGATCTGTAAAAGCAGCCAGTTTGGGCAATTGACCAGATCGTTATTGTAAATCGTGTTACCGTGAATTTCAGTCGGAAGCCGGTTGTAGACACCGGCGATATAGGTGCCGGGGTAATGATACTCGGAGGATTTCTCACTCACGAGGCATCCTCGTGTTCCGAAATACCCGTTCCCTACGGTCGTCAGGGCCTCCCGCAGTTTTTCTTCACCCGGTTTATGGCTTCGGTACAAAAGAGACCACCCGTCCTTTGCGAGCCCCTCATCGAACCAGTGTTTTATGGCTTTATAGTCGACTTCACCAAGGTGCCTCACCACCATATCGGCCCCGTGGGCGTAAAGCGCGTCCGAGTTGTTTCCGTTACGGGAGATTCCGATGACGAGGGAGAAGTTTCCGTTGCTTCCGGCCTCAACACCCGAAAGCGCGTCTTCCACCATCACGCACTCGTCGGGCGTAAGCCCGAGCCGCCGGGCGGCCTCGATGAAAATATCGGGGGCCGGTTTGCCGTTCAGCTTCATTTCTTTTGAAACAAGCCCACCGACAACTGCCTGAAAGAGATCGATGATACCCGTTTTTTCGAGGATATACCGGCAGTTTTTACTGGACGAGGCCACCCCGAGTCGTATCCCCTTTTTTTTGAGACTCCGTATAAACGCAATGGCCCCTTCGTAGACTTCCACTCCTTCCGTGGAAACCAGTTCGCGAAACGTTTCGTTTTTTTTGTTTCCGATTCCGCAAATGCTCTTCTTTTCTCCGCTGTCTCCCGGTTCACCGTAGGTAAGTGAAATATCGCGGGATGAGAGGAAACTTTGAACGCCGTCATAACGCGGCTTGCCGTCGACAAAGGGAATATAATCTTCCTCATATTCAAACGGACGATATTTTTTTCCTTCCTCGCTTCCTTTTTTTTCGAGGAAGGCGTCGAATGTTTTTTTCCAGGCTTTGTAATGGACGAGTGCGGTTCGAGTGATGACGCCGTCGAGATCGAATACAATCCCTCTGAACTGCCGTAATTTCATGTGCAAAAAAACTCCTTTCTGATTATATAATAATATACCCGTACAGGGGAGGGTATTCCGATGCCCACCGCTAACGGAGGAACCTCCTTTCGCATTGGAGGCCCGCCGCAAACAATATGGCCACAAGAATATCGGGATTATCGGTAAAAAAGCTTTCGGGACAGACCGAGGCGACCTGGTTCCGGAGACCGGTATCCCCGGTGACGAATATCGAAATTATATTCCCGCGGCCCCTCTCCATCGCTTTGCGGAGCATGGGAAGGTCTGAAAAGGTGTCTCCGCAGACAAGGGTGGTTTTACCGAGAATACCGCCCTCGATGTTGCCGTCGATAAAAAGGACACCGTCGCCTTTATCAAAGTCTTTCAGCGCCCGGTCCTTTTCCTTTACCGTCAGCAGGATCTCGAGATCCTTGCCGGTTTCTTCCGTCCTGAAGAAAATGCATTCGGGATCCGTTATGCGAATAATCTCTCTTACGCGCCGGATGAAATCCCGTGATTTTTCTTTGGGAACCGATTCGAAGGTGTCCTGATAGGCGATTGTCGTTTGCCCGAATTTTTGCTGGAATCCGGACCCGATCTGAAGGAAAAGCCGGTTTTCGCCTTCTTTCAATAACGCGCTTATCCTTTCATTGAGTGTTTTCAGTATCTTTTTTTCCTGCGGTGTGAGGGGCCAGATGTGTTTCCTTCGTTTTTCGTCCATGAACTCCCTTCCCTTGGAACCGGCGTGGATAAAAAGGTGGAACGGATCGATGACCACATCGAGCATGTCCCGCAATGGGGCCGATGAGAGAATCACGGCGCGGCCGGTCAGGGCCTGAGCGAACGAGGTCAGATACACCGCGTTATAGATCGACTGGACCGACGTCCGGTACCGGGCGCAGTAATTGTTGATCGTTCCGTCACGGTCGGTGACGAGATTTCGAATCCGAAAACCGGAAAGGAATTTGACGCCGTTGCGTACCTGTGATGCGAATTCTGTATGGATACGGGCCAGATAATCGGTCAATGAATCCTTGCGGCCGGGGGAGAGAAACTCGATATCTTTTTCGAGTTCCTTTATTTCGTAACTCACATCCACTTTCATCTTCCGGCTGAACGGGGTATCGAGAAGGGCGTTTCCGTCCGACTTCGGTATGTCATTGAGCGCGTCAAGGATGGATTGCAGGATCCGGATGTCATTCGCCGCCCATCTTCTGTTTTTAAAATATGCTTTCACCATTTTCTTCCGGATCGTCATGGTCTTCCGGACCGCCCTGTAGAGGTCGTCAAGTGAATTAATGCTTCCGTGTCTTTCTTTAATCATCTTGTCATTGTCCTCTCCGTTTGATTACCACAAGCAAACGAATTCCAAAGGAAGTTCGACGTCCAAAAGAAGTTGCTCCTTTGGAGATGGTTTTAACTTCAGCCGTCTTCCGTCCGGAGTCGGTGACGGAAGCCCCCGCATATTCAGCCTGAAAGCGAAACCGTGACGACCGATGGGTAACCGGATACCGTATCCGGCTTCTAAAAATAAATCCTCAAAGAAGTATGGACGACCATGGGATATGCACCGAATTCGGATCCGTACGATGTTACAATACCGCCGAGACTCTCCGGTTCCTTTCCCAGTCCTGCCGAGATCCCTCCGGTCAAGTAGATGTTTTCAGCGAAATTGTATTCAATCTCCGAACTCAGAAGAAAGGATTGATCGCAGATGTTGAAAAGAATCAGGGTCGAAATAGGCAATAGCGGGGTTATCTGATACGTGAATCCGGCCCCGAGATAATGAGTTCCCATGAGCGGGGTCTTTCCATCATCATATGCCGGATTATCGCCGGGATTTACAGGAATATCTGCGTAGTCAGCAGGATCTGTTTTTCCGGCCGAATTGAAATGATATTCGATAAAACCGTAGAACGAGTTGTTGAATTGATAATCGATTCCGGCCGATGTTTTGACATAGGTATGATCAGTACGCGGATTCTCCCCTCCGGCGGCAAAGGTGTCCGGGATGACGGTGACACCCTCTATCCACGTCCCCGCCTTTCCGATCGGGCGTGTGATATCGACACCGATAAGAAGGTCTTCCCGGTCGTCCATGACTAGGACAAAGGCGTCAGTTTCGAGGAAGTAGCCCTTGATTCGCAGGAAGAAAGCGCTTTCTTCGATGAGGAGATCTTTCCCTCCCGCGAACCCAAGATCGATCTCGTTCATCATGCCGAAGGGGATACGTACCCTGACCGCGTCGATTCCCTTTTTCGTTCCCGTGTCCGTCCTGGTGAGCCCCTGTTGACCGAAGATGTCCGAGGGGTTGATGACATGCGCGCTTCCCCATGAAACAAGCTGTCTCCCGATATACACGTCCGCGAACGGCAGATATATCGTCGCGGCAAGCCCGGCAAGGTCGATGTAAAGACCGATATTTTCCGCATCCGCGTCGCCCGGAGGCAGGATACGTTCCGGTGGGTCTGCGATAAGAAAATTATCATCGGCTCGTCCGCCGGTTAAAACGATATCCTGCGGGAGGCCTTCCGGAAGCAGTCTGACGGAAAGGGAACCTGAGGCGGAAAACTCGAGCCATTCCGAAGGAGAGAGTTTCATTTCCGCATCGAGCGGAGAGAGGGCATAGCCGTAAAAGCGATTTTCGAACATCGGATTATACAATCCGTATAACGAGGATGAGTATGTCCCGTGAAACGAACAATCCGCGCCGTACAGGGGAAAAGCCGAAAGCAATACGGCGGACGCCAGGAATATTCCGGTCGATTTCCTCATTGCTTTTTTTCCTTTAAAATTACCCCGTCTTCCAGTATGATTACCCGCCGGGCCCGTTCGACGACATGCTGGTCGTGTGTCGAAAAGACAAAAGTCATTCCGGTCTCTTCATTCAGGCTTCGCATCATATCCAGCAGACTGCCGCCCGTTTTTGAATCGAGATTGGCGGTCGGTTCGTCCGCGAGGATAAGTCCTGGTGAGGAAACCATGGCGCGCGCGACCGCCACCCGCTGCTGCTGGCCGCCCGAAAGTTTATTCGGGAATCTGTCGTGAAAGTCTTCCATACCCATATTTTTTAATATCGACGTAATCCTCTTATGGCGTTCGTTTTTCGGAACCCCCTGAAGCATCATCACGTATTCGATGTTTTCCTCGACCGTGAGGACGGGGATGAGGTTGTAGGCCTGGAAAATGAAACCGATATTGTCCCTTCTGAAATCGGAAAGTTCATTTCCGCTCATATTCGAAATGAGTTTTCCGTTGAGCCATATTTCTCCTTCCGTCGGCGAATCGAGACCGGTCGCGACATTCAAAAAAGTCGTTTTCCCGGACCCGGAAGGCCCGACGATCGCGGTAAACTCCCCTTTTTCGATGGTAAGGGTTACCCCACGCAGGGCGTGAACGACGACACCGTCCGTCCGGTAGTCCTTTTTTACGTTCTTCGCTTCGATAATAATCCTGTCATTGCCCATAGTATAACCTCTCCTCCCATATCAAAGTGTTCGCTGCAATGCCCTGACAATACGCATTTTACTCATGAACCGGGCAGGATATATGCTTACCACAACGGTAAACAGCAGAATGATAAGCGGATAGATGATAAATTGCCGCGGCTGGAAAACGGTATAAATCCGTTCCCGGAATGTCGCCCCCGCCAACTCAAGCCCCGTATAATCGATGCCGGCAACGGCAAAATAGCCATTGAGCGCACATCCGAGAATAAGACCGATACCAATCGAAT
Above is a genomic segment from Spirochaetales bacterium containing:
- a CDS encoding FAD-dependent oxidoreductase; its protein translation is MNQRTGKAYDAVIIGGGAAGMAAAVRCAEKGLECAIVDREETLGGILYQCIHNGFGIHEFREELTGPEYAERYVGEIGRRAAVDVFLNSTVVGIDAGTPKKRVIVYSPFYGVLVLTAPAVILCMGCRERNRGNIGTAGTRPSGIFTAGLAQRLINIEGYVPGRNAVIMGSGDIGLIMARRMTWIGAKVSGVTEILPYPSGLSRNISQCLNDFNIPLYLSHLVTGIFGRDRVAGVEVAPLVDGKADHKRAFSIECDTILLSVGLIPENELSKEIGVAINQDTHGPYVDANYMTSVEGVFACGNVLHVHDLVDFVSEESRRCADCVARYLTSEGPPPSQGTVKAGPNVIYVVPNKFHYQKDTILFFRPFIVKNNVMLSVSLNGKVVRTKKLLHVQPSEMVRTILKPADVEKADPGDHNVVEISLR
- a CDS encoding DUF1667 domain-containing protein → MKKEMICISCPLGCRLVVSQDEDGSVGVTGNQCPRGEVYGREEFSAPKRIVTATVKTKSLKNPYVPVKTDKPLLREHIRPLLRRLYGMTVGVPVSCGDILIHDVEGTGTNVVFTRSLGE
- a CDS encoding carbohydrate ABC transporter permease, coding for MGRKLVKGVFAFPVHLVIILICIIWIMPSLGLLVSSLRPRHLINQSGWWTAFRTPFQFTLDNYIHVIDTNNMGRSFLNSLMIAIPATIFPTIIAAFAAYAFSWMRFPGRNLLFLCIVGFLVVPIQMTLIPVLRVFNRLHLTGTFLGIWLAHTAYGLPFSIYLLRNFIDELPFQMLESAKMDGASHLRIFIAIILPTSVPAIASLAIFQFMWVWNDLLVALIYLGGTPDVAPMTVTISHLTSSYGSGWQYLTAAAFISMMLPMIIFFSMQKYFIRGITAGSVKE
- a CDS encoding sugar ABC transporter permease yields the protein MTMQKIIIAIAYGLAIPFVFFLYMFATERISASRKSGRRGATLLPWLWLAPSLGVLLFFLVYPIINTIIISFMNADSSEIVGFDNYAFIFTNKHMLVALRNNLLWIVFFTLVTVVLGLILAVLTDRIRYEVAAKAIVFLPACISFVAAGIIWKFMYTYKPKGEPQIGTLNAVLSFMFPDFEPQAWLFNPAFNNWALILVGIWIWTGFALVIFSASLKGISADLIDAARIDGAGEIAIFFRIILPLMARTITVVVTYFVINVLKIFDIIYVMTNGNLETEVIANRMYKEMFTFRNFGRAGAIAVILLIAVIPVVVMNIRRFSRGVS
- a CDS encoding carbohydrate ABC transporter substrate-binding protein — its product is MKKRRVFIMCIVCAALFFLAACQPKESNVTVLGVWGGSELEVFNKIIDNFERSNNVKVEFESTRDINAILTSRVEAGNPPDIAILPQLSLVVDLAKEGKLLALNTIVDMKKIREGYSQTWLDLGSVDGKFYGLFFKTAVKGLVYYSPEAFADAGVSVPESWDQLLAISNDIVDQGKTPWAVGIESGDASGWPATDWIENIFVRSFGPESYRDWYEGKLAWTSEQVTLAWKRFGAIAADNKMVYGGRDGVISTSFQDAANPVFSSPPKAYMIQQASFMAGMIRDNFPDLSYPANFNFFVLPPINPSYSAVEIGGDVLVAFNDTPGVKAFMNYLATAEAQAYFAQTGATMPNKNLSIDAYETDIDKEFARILNDADTVVFDASDMMPSEINSAFWSATIDYVRNPERLDEILAGLENVRKDVYE
- a CDS encoding BON domain-containing protein; this translates as MDLIKYRMAIVNNDKKETENLRRELIEAIQQDADITDATNISVNVTGKKATGTISIELFGKVNNETDKDRAGEIVEKKVEDNATVENNITIDPGFQTP